The genomic window TCACACTTGGTGATTCACGTGGGAGTCTGAAGATCTGTACCTAATGCAggaagtatttcattttttaaaaatttgatgtcTAAAATTTTTCACTAAttctcaagttttaatttttcttgtgcGACTTAGTTCTCAcgaatatttttcaaagttttctattttgtttttgttttttgtaaaccCTTGGCATGAAACTTGTTTCTAGCGCtggtaaataaaaaaacaagcttTTAACATACAGCTCATATGGTAAGTAATGCTTAGCAGTCGTTTCTTGCTTTTCTGAGCGTCTTAAACTTTCTTCACTTCCTTTGTGAAGGAAACCTGTCCAGGTTTTCCCGTGTTCACTGGCTTTGGGGGCAACGTTCACCTTATTTTTGGCAGTCACTAATCTCTGACCTAGATGTTGcttctgctctgctctgctgGTGATGGGCGTCACGGCTTTGCTGCTGCAGGGCTGGCCTGGCTCTGGGCTTACCTTCGTGCTGGGAATGTGAACATGAGTGTGTTTCACAGAGAGGATTCCAGCATGGCTTTCACTGCTCTTTCACCTGCTTTAGCTGGATTTTTGGGTCTGTGAAAGTTGGGTGTGCAATGGGAGGGATTGAAGCTTCTTTTTTCCCTAATTGTTACCTAATTGGAACTTACCCAGAGGGAATGGGTAGAGAATTTGAGAGCAGTCACTGCAGTTAGATGAGCATCTGAAGATGTGGGACAAAGCTGGTGTTGATCACCCtgtgacttttttattttcaagtttccaCACAAAGCATAGATCCTTGTGGTGTGTGATGTACACTTTCAGGCAGGAAGAAAATCTCTCTTTAATTCCAGGGTCCTCCgctataaataactttttttttcagattgtaaatatgtaacaaacgtgTAGGgtcaaaatttgaaaaccaaaatacGTGAGGCAAACACCCCGCAAATGATCAGTTCCACCCGCTTTGACTTCCCTTGGAGGGACTGTGTGATTTATTATGCGATcgttttaaattcagtttttcattcattccaGTTTCTCAAAGCTAGGttaaacaatttcattttcttttctttttttttttttgacagggcctctgtttcccgggctggagcgcagtggtgcaatcacgattgactgcagcctcgacctcccaggcttaggcgatcctcccacctcagcttcctgagtagctgggactacacgtgcttGCCACcgtgcgtggctaattttttgtatttctacagagatgaggtctccctgtgttgcccaggctggtctcaaacttctgggctcaagcagtctccccgtcttggcctctcaaagccaCAGGggttatagggatgagccaccgtgctgggccttaAGTTAACGGATTACAATAGAGAAAGAACTCTGGAGTGTGTAGTTCGTTGAGCCTCCCGTTGGCCAGGCACAGCCACCTTggtaagtgtatgtgtgtgtcctcaTTGCCCTTCTGATCCCGAGCTCCGAGGAATGAGGCTGTCTTGGGAGTGCCGTGGTTCTAGCCTCGTGATGGGTGAGTGACGCCGGCTGATTGAGGTCACCCTGGCGAATGCTGCAGCTGCTCGGGAGCCGGGGCAGGGACGAGAAAGCCGCTGAGGATCCCTCTGTGGACCCCTGAAGGGAGAGGGGTCGAGATGTGAACATGGCAGCTGTTTTCTCCAGAGCCCTGTTTACTGATGGCCAAACAGGGTGAATCCTGAGAAGGTTTGGATTTGGGTCTGAACTGGGCTCGCCTGGCTGTAGAACACAGGAGCTGGTGGCGAACTCAGGAAATGAGGGCATGAGGCGACTTGACGTGGATGGCTCCGGGTCCCTCCAGCCACTGTCCTGAAGCCGTCGGAGCCTGAGGATGTGTGGGAGTGAGCGTCTCTTTCCTGTCTGGCCAACACCCTCTGTGACCCGTGACTCATGGCCCGGCCCTGGGCAGCATTTATGTTTGAGGTCTGTGGATGGCTCCAGTTGTTCAGTAAATTTGGTGATTCTCATTGGGGTGATTGTGCCCCAGGGAATGTTTGCGCCATCCAGGGAGGTTTCTGGTTAGAACTGGGAGAAGGGATGCTCCCAGCACCTGGGACTGGGGACAAGGGATGCTGCGAAAAGTCCCTCCAAGCACAGGGCGGGCTCCATAGCAGGAGTCTGGCTCAGGACGTGGCCATGTTGTGCTTCAGAAGCCCTGGGCGGATCTGATGTGGTGAAGTCGTCATCGTCACTCGTGATTTCCTTCTTGCCAGCATTGATGCTTAGCTGACGCCACAGCCCCTCAGAATCTATGCGGCGCTGGTGAGTGGGTCTTTCTGGCAaaacagaatgaatgaaatacCTCAGAGCAGGTGTTACACATTCTCAGGATATGGCTGCAGGGAGTTTCGGTTGGAGTCCTTTCACTCCTTAGTGCTGGCTGGTGCATTACTCTGTCCTGTAAGCTTGATCAGGTCACATCAGAAACAGTAGGTGCATGCCACGCTGCTGTCAGGTTTCGCGAAGGTGGCGGTGACTACAGCCTTGTGAGTAATTCCTTGTCATAGTGGCCCCACTAAGGACCCAGGGGCCCGGCTGTGTTTGGTCTTGAGAGCTTTATGCTTTTCTGGGCAGGGTCTCTCCCCATCTTGAAgtcttccctccccttttttgGAGactaaaggaaggaaaagaggagcgacagggaagaggggagagaggattTGCAGCAATGTGGCCATTCCCACAGATTTCAAGGCAGAGTTAAGGAGCCGAGACACCCCCACCTGCCCTCTTGTGTGCCTCAGGGCCCTCCTGGCCCCAGGTCACCCACACCCTCTGGCTTCCAGCGAGAGCTTCTTGGAGAAGCAGCCAGCTCCCCGCGGCCAGTCTTGGTTAGTCCTGGGCTAGAGTATTCCACAGTAAAGGAGTGACATCACCTGTCTGAAGAGCATAAGGAGCCCCCCACGTGGTGGTGCTGACAGGGCCACATCCTGGGCACCAGGCCAACCAATATCCCCAGATGAGTGTTTCTGGCTTGGAAGCAGGCTGACATTTGGATTGAAGTCCTGCAAAAACTGCCATGGCCAGAGCCTGCAAGGCAGAGCCTGTACAGAGCAGCCCAAGAGCTGGGCATGTGCTGGGTCTGGGTGGACGTGGAGTACATGCCATGGGGCACGGGGGCCCCTGCTCACAGCTCACCTCGTGGTCACCCAGCACTGACCCACCCATCTTACCCTGCTACCCACCATGCTGTGAACTCACCTGCCACGGatctgcacccactgtctgaagCCCTCGGCCCACACGGGCTCCTGGCCTTGGGATGCTTTGGGTtgcaccagggctgcagagcCTGGCTCTCTCACTGTCCAACTCTCCTGGGGAGATGTGGGCCCCGCCTTGCATCCCAACAGTAGCATTTCTGCAGCAGACGTGGGGATATTCACAGTAAGAGGGACACGTCCAAGTCCATAAATAGTTGATTTTGCCACCAAGTGGATGACAAAAACACCTTGCTGTGTGGGGCCGCTTGGAGCTGGGAACAGTGGGCGTGTGGACCTGTCCTGCTGTTACCTTGGTTAACACCCTGAGGTGGAGCCTGAAAAAGCCCGGTGTACACGGGCTCAAGAACCGCTCCCCTTTCTGACACCAGAGCCCATTTCCCAGTGGAACCTCAGAGCAGCAACTCAGGTTCTTGCTCGCCTGTGTGGCTTTGCGTGTGACTTCCAGCCGGAGAGCAGAGATGTGGCATGGGGCTGAGTGTGGCCCACCGGTAATCCAGCTGCCGGCCTCCTTCCCTGCCTGCGCGTGGAGGCTGCCTCTGCACGATGAAGGCAGTCACTTAGTGTGGTCCTTACAGCTGTGTGCCCCATCCCACTGATCATGGACTGCCTACAGAAAGCTACAGGGACTGGCTTTGCCTTCaaatgtcctgactgccctggtcTCGCTTACCCACGATGAGATGCCGAGAGCTGAGCTGTCCCGCTCGTGACTAACTTGCCGCTGCCTGCAAGCTGCTCTGTTGCCGGCCTCACACCCACCCTGCTGTGCTGCCTGCACGCCTCCCCTTTCAAGAGGACCTGGGCTGTGCCCAGGCAGTCCCCTGTGTTGCTAAGGCCTGTCCTGCTCCCACATGGCCTCCAGAGCTCCCCTTGGTCCCCTGACCCACATGAACCGGCTTCCCCTGATGACTCAGGTCCCTGCTGTCCCTTCCTGGACCTCAGTGGAGGCCCTGGGGCTGGCATGTGAGCACCCAGCACCCCCGCTAACTGCTTGGCCCTGCTGCTTCAGGCTTACAAGAGCACGTGCGACATGGCTGAGGCGCAAGGCCACCACCGGGAGCTTTGCATCCCCCTGTGTGTGGTGCTGGCCACGATTAACAACAATGTCCCAGgcacagaaataagcctgggCACCGACACTGGCCTGACTGCTGTTGTCCAGGTAAGAGAACCCCGTTTCCTCCCattgctttctttattttattttagcaatttgtTTCTTCTGTGCTAAGAATGAGCCAGATTTATTATtactcttccccccaccccaccctttgTTAGCTTGGCTTTATGTCAGTCACACTGGCCAGAACAGGGTAAATTTTTTAGCTTCTCTGCCTTAGGGAGAACCTGTCTTTATTGATTAAAAGTGAGATGATATATCCAGTCCTTGGGGTTGTGTTTCTATCCCACCTAGACTAGGGGAGTTTTGAGCACCATTTCTCTGGAGCCGGCCTCTCCCGCCTGCGTTGAGTAGCGAGGCTGCAGGGCCAGCTGTGGGAACCTGCAGGAAGGGGTTTGAGTGCCTGGTACGTACGAGCTCTGGGACAGAGCTGTGCCCACTGGGGGCCGCTGCCTGGAACCACAGCCTTCCTGGTGAGATGAGAGGATCTTTaaagagccgagatcatgccctcCTGGGCAGGCAGTTTCACCAACATGTGCTTTGGGAGGAGTGGATTCTGCCGGTCATGGGCGTGGTGCTGACACCCGCATGGTGGCCCCTCCGGTCCCTGATAAGCTGACCCACCTCTATGATCATGAGCTGGACATGAGGACCTGTGGGAGTTCCACAGGCCTTTGCTGCAGAGAGGGTCCTCACTCGGCTGCAGACAGGACAGTGGCCACCTTGGCATGTGGGGTCATGTCAGTGGATTGGCCGCCGGGTGTCTCCTGGAGAGCAGCCGCTGGCCTTTAGCTTCGATGTTCACGTCTGAAGCAGCTCCGGAGTTTGCGGTGAAAACTCCCAGCCCTGTTGGAGACTCCTTAGTTCAGCTTGGCACAGAACCTCGGAAAACAGCAGTTCTGTTCCGGGTTCTTCCTTCAGAACTGAGTTCCAGTGCAGGGAAGGGAGCCGGAGGGGTCGTGAGGTCGGCTGCAGCCTCCTGTGCCTCCCACTCGAGTTGAGGGCCATCTCTCTCCTGGGCTTCTCCCTGTCGCCTTCCCTGGTGCTGTGCTGGCCTCGCAGAGGCTGGCCTTGGCTCGTTCCCTGGACTTTCTTGGGCCCCCGCGCTTGACCCCTGTTCACTGAATGCCATTAGGGTCCAGCTATCGCTGGCTTCGCTCTCCTTTAGCACCTTGTAGATGTCCACATATGCTTCCACCCTCGCACCCGGCACGCAGCGCAGCACTACCCCGGCCAGCGGCTGTGCTTTGCTGCAGGTCCCTTGCTGTAGTAGGGATGGGAGCCCCAACCCCTGCCCCGTCTGGCCAGCGACTTCAGCAGAGGCTCGGCTGCCGTGAAGGATACCAGTCATGGGAAAACTGGCCTCCCTGCAGATTCACAGAGCAAGGTGGTTCTCACAGAGAAGTCAGTGGCTTTTTTCTACCTTAACACTGTAGCAAACGCCACCTTATCTTTCACCaccaatttatatttcttaacaCCCATGGAGCAAAGTGCTGGTGATGTTTGAACTGTAGCCTGGGGCTCTCGCTCCCATGGGACTCCTTGGGGAATTTCCTAGCAGGATCGTGTGTGTGCCCTTGCAGGGGGTTGTGTCTGCTGGGCACATCCCATTGTGTGGCAAGAATGGCTGAGGTCACAGGCTCTGCCTGACGAGTGCCACTCACAACTGCTGTCCACGCAGGGCCACGCTTGGGATTGGCCGCCTTCTTGTCAGTGCTACTTTGACTAATTGCCTGAGGCACGGCCGGAGTGACTTGCTATTTTTAGAAGCTAATTCAGGCTTCAGATGCCATCTAGGTAATGAGGAGAGAGTTCAGGAAAGCTGTATCTAAGCTCCAGCAACGGCAGACTCTTCCGTCCCAGCTGTCACTGCATttacactcagaggagcacacgGTTGGGGGCATGGCTCAGCTGTCAGGGCTCCACTGTTCCACACACCCACGGCTGCAGCCTGGCGGGACCAGAACTCAGACACGTTTGGGCACAAATCAGCCTCTTGGGAGAGCTGCTTTGCCTGCAGAATTCTTTTGCCATTAAGCAGCTGTCATTCTTTGAATGAGTGACAGTAATTCCCCACCTCAGGGTGGGCTGTGGGGGAGATTCAGTTGGAAAAATAACCCATGAGGCTTTGTGCCTCTGGAGGTCCTGATGCCCCAcccacattttccttcccatGCCCGGGATGCTCTAAGACAAAGGGCAAATCTGAAAGCCTTACTGCATCTTAAGTCTTAGATCACAATGAGAGAGAGACCCAGTACAGGTGGAAAAGTGAAACCCTCAGAATTCTGCACTGGCCCTTCAAGAAGGCAGTTACAGGTTCTTTGGACCCTTGACGGGTTTCTGTCCTCTGTCCTTCCTAAGCACAAAGACGGGAATTCTTCCCATTGCCTGTTTCTCCCCCCATCTCGGCTTCAACACAATGCAAAGTGGCCCTCTAACTAGAGCCCGTGTTCAGTTTTGAATACATCAACCAATTATTTTGGGAGGAAAAGAATCTTCCAGAGAAACGAAGTATAGGTTGGAATGGTTTAATCAAGCCTGTGTTTATTCAACAAAGTGTGCTTTGAAATTTCATTCGAAGTACTCAAGTGAAAATTTCCCGTGGGTGTTAAACTTTAGTGAACAGACTCTCATGTGGCTCCTAGTCTCAAGCCCACACCCCCACTTCATCCTTTTACTCTTGGCTGAGTCCCACGGAGGCCGGTTAGGGAATCCTGCAGGATCAGCCCTTGACCcagatggacggacggacggctGGATAGACGGacagctggctggctggctggggaATACTGTGCTTGTGTCATTCAGAGACAAGCATTTCTTGAGCGCCTTCTGTGGGGGGCTCGGCCGGGTCCTGCTGATGGTGCAGTGGTGTAAGCCCAGCCcacagttcctgccctcatggaatgtGCAGCCTAGTGAGGACTGCAAGTCACATAACCACGAGGTAACTGCAGGGAGAGACGCTGGGGTGATTTCTATGAAGAGAGGACATGGGGTGCCCCGAGAGCCCCTGACAGAGGGAACTTTGTGGTCCTAGAAACCAGGTGATGTTTTCCTAAGGAAATGGCATTTCCCTCTGGGTCAGAGCTGAGGAAGGTGCCTGTGTGTGTCCCGTGGCCACTGTGACCCTGACCACACACCTGGGGCTGGAAAATAATCGTCActctcccacagttctggagggcgGGAGCCATGGGCTGAGGCCAGAGTGTGTGCTCCAGGAGAGTCCCTCGTGGCCCATTCAGGTGCCCAGAGCCCCGGGCCTTGCACGCCTTGTTCCCTGGCACCGCCTCCTCCCATGTGGGTGTGCAGCATCCTACTCCAGGGCCTCTGCACCCCTCATCTGCCGATGCAGGTGGTGGCACTTAGGGCCCACCTGGGTAGTCCTCAGGATTCACCTTTATCACCGCATGAGGGAACATTCCCAGGTTCCAGGCATTAGGACCGGGATTCCTTTGGGGGCTGCTCTCccgcccaccactgtgcctgaaTGTGATGCACATAGCGGCCAGCATATGCAGAGGCCCCAGGAGGACCTGGGGTGGCTGGAGCTAGAGCCGGACCTGGTGTCAGAAGTGGGCGGGGCCAGGGATTCCAGAGAAAGGCTTAACGTGTACTTGAAGTGAGCAAAGGGTTTTGAATGAACCAAGAACTGGATCAGATTTATGCTTTTTATATAGATGGGTCTCCAGTCTGTGTGAACAGATTGGAGGGGGCCAGGGTGGGAGCTGAGGCCCAGGCAGAGGCTTTGCAGAGTGCCAGAAGAGGGTGCTGTAGCCCGGACTGAAGTGTGGGTGGGAAGGCGGCAGATGCATTTCTCTGCTGTTTTTCTCCCTGCTGAGCTTGGGTCCTCGTGGAGGGCGGATGGCAGACATTTCACTCTGGGACCTCATGCCTATGCATCCGAAAGACCCCCAGGCGCCTGGGTGTAAGAACCATCATCTGCCTTGGAGTAGAGTTTCTATAAATGTAACATTCACCGATGGATGGAAGACGGCCACAACTCTAAAATCACAGGGagcttttcagaagaaaatagaagagcACAGCTGTTCCCATGGACAAAGCTGGCAGGTGACAGCCCCGTAACTTCTCAGCTCACACCTAACGGTGTCCGTGTCTGGTGAAAGCTGCTTCAGCAGGGACAGTCGAAGAGCAGCATGGAGTGAGCTGGCTTGTGGGGTCGTCTTTTCAGTCTCCTCCTATGGGGCCTGGGAGAAGGGAGCGGCAGATGGCCAGGTCCCCACCACAGGTCATCGAGGTCACCTCCAGGTGgctggtgggggggggggggggcatgTTCACATCCACTCCGAGGCACATCCCGGCTGCTGCACACCCTTCACCCCTGTGCGATGCTGGGACCGCATGCTCAGGTGCGGTGTGGGGCCTTGCTGCACTCACTGGTAGGGGAGCTCTGGGATGGTGGGTGCACCCTGGCCCTGGGCTGGAGTGACTGATCTCTTCTCTGACCAGACCTGCGACCGCATCAAGCAGTCCGCCAGCGGAACCAAGCGGCGCATGTTCATCAAGACCATGGGCGGCTACTGTGgctacctggccaacatggggggGATCGCGGCCGGAGCCGATGCCGCATACATTTTCGAAGAGCCCTTCGACATTGAGGATCTGCAGGTATGTGACGGGGCTGGCCTCAGGGGACCGTCCCCTTGGGATCCTCTCGGTGCTGCGGAGCAAATCATCGTGTCTAGGGTGGTTTGCTTTTCGAGGGGGCATGCAGACGGAGGTGCTACCGAACACGCCACGCTTGATGCCCTTTGCATCGACCAGGTGCCTCTCCCGAGTGTCAGGTGATGGCGGACGTGCCTGGTTGAGGACACCTTCTAGTCTCTTGTGTGAAACACAAGCTTGTTTTTTTGATGTAGTCTGTTGTGTAATGTTTTCTCCCTTCTGTCACAAACGATTTGAGTGCCTCCACTGACAGTCACCACCCACGTCTGCGACTGGCTCTGGAGCTGGCTGCAGCTTCTTTTAAGTCTTGAGGCCTTTGGTGCTGCATCTGCCTCTAAACTGACACAGACACGGCCGTGGTTTCTTGGCATCTGTGGCTCTTTTAGGGAAGGGTGTCGCCGACCCCGGGGTCTGCCCTTGCTTCGACGGCACAGCAGAATCCAGGCCTGGACCCTGCAGTGTTCAAAGTTGCTAAACTCCATGCAGGAGGACAGGCCTTGGCAGATAAAATGCAACTGAACAATTGTCTTTAGttagttatataaataaatatatgttacatattgctctgtcacccaggctggagtgcactggcacgatcttggctcactgcaacctccgactcccag from Macaca mulatta isolate MMU2019108-1 chromosome 8, T2T-MMU8v2.0, whole genome shotgun sequence includes these protein-coding regions:
- the LOC100430850 gene encoding uncharacterized protein LOC100430850 isoform X1, with amino-acid sequence MADISLWDLMPMHPKDPQAPGCKNHHLPWSRVSINVTFTDGWKTATTLKSQGAFQKKIEEHSCSHGQSWQTCDRIKQSASGTKRRMFIKTMGGYCGYLANMGGIAAGADAAYIFEEPFDIEDLQSNVEHLTEKIKTTIHRGLVLRVGHLLHLIETLEPKSLPELWSRSLQNSRRPRAEVRGPGREAICLGENAVLSGRSRLLVPSSVQYRAACDVLTPAGL
- the LOC100430850 gene encoding ATP-dependent 6-phosphofructokinase, platelet type isoform X3 is translated as MADISLWDLMPMHPKDPQAPGCKNHHLPWSRVSINVTFTDGWKTATTLKSQGAFQKKIEEHSCSHGQSWQTCDRIKQSASGTKRRMFIKTMGGYCGYLANMGGIAAGADAAYIFEEPFDIEDLQSNVEHLTEKIKTTIHRGLVLRHRIPKERWWLKLRPLMKILAKYKASYNV